From the Manihot esculenta cultivar AM560-2 chromosome 3, M.esculenta_v8, whole genome shotgun sequence genome, one window contains:
- the LOC122723359 gene encoding 60S ribosomal protein L9-2-like, with translation MKTILSSETMDIPDGVKIKINAKVIEVEGPRALEGHLQHQNENWRSVGDGLRMKIPKNANSRWKLGSAPGRPALPSVLPSAELRISSPVSPKVTATKLRFVYAHFPSTPPLLTPTLPLRFGTSLVRRGYLSFILFLLLQSQYASKCLSV, from the exons ATGAAGACAATTCTCTCATCTGAGACTATGGACATACCGGATGGGGTTAAGATCAAGATCAATGCCAAGGTCATAGAGGTGGAGGGTCCTCGAG CGTTGGAAGGCCATCTCCAACACCAAAATGAAAATTGGCGCAGCGTTGGAGATGGCTTAAGGATGAAGATACCGAAAAACGCAAACTCAAGATGGAAGCTTGGTTCGGCTCCAGGAAGACCAGCGCTGCCATCCGTACTTCCCTCAGCCGAGTTGAGAATCTCATCACCGGTGTCACCAAAGGTTACCGCTACAAAATTGCGATTTGTTTACGCTCATTTCCCATCAACGCCTCCATTACTAACTCCAACACTGCCATTGAGATTCGGAACTTCCTTGGTGAGAAGAGGGTatctttcttttattcttttcttgctATTACAATCTCAATATGCCTCGAAATGTTTGTCAGTTTAG